A region from the Geotrypetes seraphini chromosome 10, aGeoSer1.1, whole genome shotgun sequence genome encodes:
- the TLR4 gene encoding toll-like receptor 4 produces the protein MLLSSQKMAGSDALFFLLSSMTVLSWSLLVTGNQRWCSEIIVNIKYQCMDQNLSSIPTEIPSTVQQLDLSFNPLLRLTPKYFAKFPSLQVLDLTRCSIDIMEDDSFGGLRKLTVLILTGNTLRHLGDRVFCGLLSLQKLLAVNMNLSSLYDLPIGHLLSLQELNLRSNNIKSLKIPESFYNLTSLQVLDLHGNNVSDIVIEDLNVLTEVNMCNLTIILSNNIINHIEPGTFKGIHIHKLSLRNSFQNNSIMRTCLHGLEGLQVNKLEFGSYHDINSKIKFEDGLLDGLCQVEFQEVILICFSDIFIEKHTLFDCLSNASSIRIVNSDLVKLRAIPKFARLSYLEIKNCLTMDESMTKLVNWHTLKTVKVTKCSKTIISIPKFYGQVQYVSLDLTHNQMIFKECCSINDLGSSYLMYLNLSFNSLITITSDFEGLHELLSLDVQYTKITRIGMVPTFLTLGKLLYLDLSNSRTHFFIQCAFCGLKSLEVLKISGNSFEGNILSQMFKNLTHLKVLDISNCKLEGMSSSAFADLTELQEIRISHNKLMEFEPMVYAPLLSLSILDLSYNQLPFLPENALESLTRLLIHLDISQNPFDCSCTHLSFLQWTQKQKRLLQNIQSMTCSSPSHFNSVKVMNATISSCYTTFNLTPLAVSVGVLLPVALTAFLVYKCYAQHYYRLVLSRFCIDSTEEEDKYDAFVIFSSKDEEWVMTELVEKLEGGLPPFRLCLHFRDFTPGVSIASNIIQEGFLKSRNAIVIISDHFMESRWCGFEFELALSWQFLEGNASIIVIVLEKVNKSQLRQMLGLHKYLRRNTYLEWKKNKLDQHIFWTRLRNALMDGRSWNTRRRESS, from the exons ATCATTGTAAATATAAAGTACCAGTGCATGGACCAAAATCTCTCTAGCATTCCTACCGAGATCCCTTCCACAGTGCAACAGTTGGATCTCAGCTTCAATCCACTTCTTCGGCTGACCCCCAAATACTTTGCTAAATTTCCTTCTCTACAGGTGCTGGATCTTACAAG GTGCAGCATAGACATCATGGAAGATGATTCATTTGGGGGTCTGAGGAAATTAACTGTCCTGATCTTGACTGGAAACACTCTTCGGCATCTGGGTGACAGAGTTTTCTGTGGCTTGCTATCTTTGCAGAAACTCTTGGCTGTGAATATGAATTTATCCTCTCTGTATGACCTCCCCATTGGACATTTGTTAAGTCTACAAGAGCTCAACCTTCGAAGCAACAATATCAAATCATTAAAAATTCCTGAATCTTTCTACAATCTGACATCCCTTCAAGTACTAGACCTGCATGGCAACAACGTTTCAGACATTGTCATTGAAGACTTGAATGTTCTCACAGAGGTGAATATGTGCAACCTTACTATAATTCTCTCCAATAATATAATAAATCACATTGAACCTGGAACATTCAAAGGCATTCACATTCACAAACTCTCTTTGAGAAACAGTTTTCAGAATAACAGCATTATGAGAACATGCCTCCATGGGTTAGAGGGCTTACAGGTCAACAAACTGGAGTTTGGGAGCTACCATGATATTAATTCAAAAATCAAATTTGAAGATGGTCTTTTAGATGGCTTATGTCAAGTGGAGTTCCAGGAGGTAATTCTTATTTGCTTCAGTGATATTTTCATTGAAAAGCATACCTTGTTTGACTGTCTAAGCAATGCTTCTTCTATTCGAATAGTCAACTCTGATCTTGTGAAGTTAAGAGCAATTCCAAAATTTGCCAGACTTAGCTATTTAGAAATTAAGAACTGTCTTACTATGGATGAGTCTATGACAAAACTGGTCAACTGGCATACACTGAAGACTGTGAAGGTCACAAAATGTTCTAAAACTATCATTTCCATACCCAAGTTCTATGGGCAGGTCCAATATGTATCATTGGACCTTACCCATAACCAGATGATCTTCAAAGAATGTTGTAGCATTAATGACCTTGGGTCATCATATCTTATGTATCTGAATTTGAGCTTTAACTCGCTCATCACAATAACATCTGATTTTGAGGGCTTGCATGAGCTACTGTCCTTGGACGTTCAGTACACTAAAATTACAAGAATTGGTATGGTACCCACATTTCTTACTCTTGGCAAACTTCTCTATCTTGATCTCTCCAACAGCAGGACACATTTCTttatacagtgtgctttctgtGGCCTTAAAAGCTTAGAAGTTCTGAAGATATCTGGCAATTCCTTTGAGGGAAACATCCTGTCCCAGATGTTTAAAAATTTGACACATCTCAAAGTCTTGGATATTTCTAATTGCAAACTTGAAGGAATGTCCTCAAGTGCATTTGCTGACCTTACGGAATTGCAGGAAATCAGAATCAGCCACAACAAGCTCATGGAGTTTGAACCAATGGTCTATGCACCTCTTTTGTCCCTTTCTATCTTGGATTTGAGTTATAACCAGTTGCCTTTTCTTCCAGAGAATGCCTTAGAATCTCTGACAAGGCTCTTGATTCATTTGGACATTTCACAAAATCCATTTGACTGCTCTTGTACCCATTTAAGCTTTCTGCAGTGGACGCAAAAGCAGAAAAGACTATTGCAGAACATCCAGTCCATGACCTGCTCCAGCCCCAGTCATTTCAACAGTGTCAAGGTGATGAATGCGACTATTTCTTCCTGTTATACCACATTCAACTTGACTCCTCTAGCTGTCTCAGTAGGTGTGCTACTTCCAGTAGCTCTGACAGCATTTCTAGTTTATAAATGCTATGCCCAACACTACTACAGACTGGTCCTCAGTCGATTCTGCATTGACTCCACAGAAGAAGAAGACAAGTATGATGCTTTTGTCATTTTTTCCAGCAAAGATGAGGAATGGGTGATGACTGAACTGGTGGAAAAACTTGAAGGGGGATTGCCCCCTTTCCGTCTTTGCTTACATTTCAGAGATTTTACTCCAGGGGTGTCCATTGCATCCAACATCATCCAGGAAGGATTTCTAAAGAGTCGGAATGCCATTGTAATTATCTCTGATCACTTCATGGAAAGCAGATGGTGTGGCTTTGAGTTTGAACTTGCCCTGTCTTGGCAGTTTCTGGAGGGCAATGCTAGTATTATTGTGATTGTCTTAGAGAAAGTAAACAAATCTCAGCTGCGACAAATGCTGGGACTCCATAAGTACTTACGCAGAAACACATACTTGGAATGGAAAAAGAACAAATTAGACCAGCATATATTCTGGACGCGGCTGAGAAATGCTTTAATGGATGGCAGGTCATGGAATACCAGAAGAAGGGAATCTTCATAG